Proteins found in one Candidatus Obscuribacterales bacterium genomic segment:
- the mrdA gene encoding penicillin-binding protein 2: MTTDLRFSSTTPQSRNVQTSLVKSPISRETLLQRAIVFILFSTVCLGFCAYRLAQLQLVAGPANRELAEQNRTRLVPIRSDRGNILDRNGELIAANRLSRAVYFWPRQQSPEDWQHLAEQLSPLLNVPKDEMIAKLEQAGYSSPLPVRIAQQLSPDAFVALAEFAQQFPGVEILAESNRYYPHGRLASHIIGYIGEATEADMESNPNYPSGMIVGQMGIERLANPILEGHWGNRRVEVDANGQERRILGNEPSISGESVNLTIDLKLQQAAEQALNNRRGAVVALDVKTGEVLVLVSGPSFDPNIFTRRVTDAEWQQLQGESQPFLNRALQGYPPGSTFKVVTAVAGMQSGKFNPGSILNTSAFISVGGTQFWEHSNQGYGAIGFRDALAVSSNTFFYQVGMAAGPEAIAHWGAMLGIGTTPTLGLEGGNHGLIPTPEEKVELYGEPWYTGDTVSMAIGQGVVQVTPLEMAVMTATIANGGNRVIPHLMMDQTASPEMQPIPTGIDPAAIAVIREGLIATVQQGTAQGLNDGSIPLTGGKTGTSEVLGQTSHSLFVGFGPAQDPQIAIAAIVENGGYGSVSAMPIAHAIYKAYFNP; this comes from the coding sequence ATGACTACCGACCTCCGCTTTTCATCTACCACCCCCCAGTCTCGGAATGTTCAGACCTCATTGGTCAAAAGTCCGATCAGCCGTGAAACGCTCCTCCAGCGAGCGATCGTGTTCATCCTATTCAGCACCGTTTGCCTAGGATTTTGCGCCTATCGTCTTGCCCAACTCCAACTGGTAGCCGGCCCAGCCAACCGCGAACTAGCTGAGCAAAATCGGACTCGTCTAGTACCGATCCGCTCCGATCGCGGCAATATTCTCGACCGTAACGGAGAGTTGATTGCTGCCAATCGCCTCAGCCGCGCCGTCTACTTCTGGCCTCGCCAGCAATCCCCCGAAGATTGGCAACATCTAGCAGAGCAACTGTCTCCCCTGCTGAATGTCCCGAAAGACGAGATGATCGCCAAGCTAGAGCAGGCAGGCTATTCGTCGCCGCTGCCCGTGCGGATTGCTCAGCAACTCAGTCCTGATGCTTTTGTGGCCCTAGCAGAATTTGCCCAGCAGTTTCCTGGCGTTGAAATTCTGGCAGAATCCAATCGCTACTATCCCCATGGACGCCTTGCCTCCCACATCATTGGCTATATTGGCGAAGCTACCGAAGCTGATATGGAGAGCAATCCTAACTATCCCAGCGGCATGATTGTTGGGCAAATGGGGATCGAACGGTTGGCGAATCCCATCTTGGAAGGACATTGGGGTAATCGCCGCGTGGAAGTGGATGCTAACGGTCAAGAGCGGCGGATCTTGGGGAATGAACCCTCGATTTCTGGGGAGTCCGTTAACCTCACCATTGATCTCAAGTTGCAACAGGCGGCAGAGCAGGCCTTGAACAATCGACGGGGTGCGGTTGTCGCCCTTGATGTCAAAACGGGAGAGGTTTTAGTTTTGGTCAGCGGCCCGTCCTTTGATCCCAATATCTTTACCCGCCGGGTAACCGATGCGGAATGGCAGCAGCTTCAGGGCGAAAGCCAGCCGTTTCTCAATCGTGCCCTCCAGGGCTACCCGCCCGGCAGCACCTTTAAGGTTGTGACAGCGGTGGCGGGGATGCAGTCGGGTAAGTTTAATCCAGGCTCAATTCTCAATACATCAGCCTTTATTAGCGTTGGCGGTACCCAGTTCTGGGAACATAGCAATCAAGGCTATGGAGCGATTGGTTTTCGTGATGCGCTTGCCGTGAGCAGCAACACCTTTTTCTATCAGGTGGGGATGGCGGCAGGCCCCGAAGCGATCGCCCACTGGGGAGCCATGTTAGGCATTGGCACCACACCGACCCTAGGACTAGAAGGTGGCAATCACGGTTTGATCCCCACCCCTGAAGAAAAGGTAGAACTTTACGGCGAACCTTGGTACACCGGCGATACGGTGAGCATGGCAATTGGTCAGGGTGTGGTGCAGGTGACGCCGCTGGAAATGGCTGTGATGACCGCCACCATTGCCAACGGTGGAAATCGGGTGATCCCCCATTTGATGATGGATCAAACCGCATCGCCCGAGATGCAGCCCATACCCACGGGGATCGATCCCGCCGCGATCGCTGTTATTCGAGAAGGATTAATCGCCACGGTGCAGCAGGGTACTGCCCAGGGTTTAAACGATGGCAGCATTCCCCTCACCGGTGGCAAAACGGGCACATCGGAAGTCTTAGGCCAGACGTCCCACTCGCTTTTCGTCGGCTTTGGGCCGGCCCAGGATCCCCAGATTGCGATCGCTGCCATTGTGGAAAATGGGGGCTATGGATCGGTAAGCGCCATGCCCATCGCCCATGCTATTTACAAAGCGTATTTTAATCCCTAG
- a CDS encoding c-type cytochrome, translating to MTPWSKRYSLPGAIALLISGLLILSIGVSPVWAQADSSPNPDRGAVVFAANCAGCHAQGGNIIRRGKSLKQRALQRYHMDDLEAIATIVTQGKMPMSGYGDRLSSQEIYDVAAYVLQQAEAGWPS from the coding sequence ATGACTCCGTGGAGCAAGCGCTATTCGCTACCGGGAGCGATCGCTCTCTTGATCAGTGGACTCTTGATCCTGAGCATTGGCGTTAGCCCCGTCTGGGCCCAAGCAGACAGCAGCCCTAATCCCGATCGAGGGGCCGTGGTTTTTGCCGCCAACTGTGCCGGATGCCATGCCCAGGGAGGCAACATTATCCGTCGGGGTAAATCCCTCAAGCAGCGGGCTTTACAGCGCTATCACATGGATGATCTAGAGGCGATCGCTACCATCGTGACCCAGGGCAAAATGCCCATGTCTGGCTATGGCGATCGCTTGTCCAGTCAAGAGATCTACGACGTCGCCGCCTATGTGTTGCAGCAAGCCGAAGCCGGTTGGCCGTCTTGA
- a CDS encoding Gldg family protein, whose product MKRTPLTFKGLRYLVWLAPMLVIAGLTAGVVAGSWGPVPLVLILIGLAIAIGWLISESRGGFWRRRSTQANTNGLVATLAVVVILGLINLLGVRYSQSFDLTENQLYTLAPQSQQVVSSLDQPVKLLIFAPTPNPTEERLLNNYRRQSDRFSHEYIDPQANPVLAQQVGVSTMGEVYLEVGEGDAVTRRYVQTLTPQQPLSERLISNAIARLGSDRSAKIYITQGHGERILEAGQGGLSEAIARLQDENYVVEPLQLTEDGQIPADADVVIVPGPQQAFLETEVEALETFAQGANGLLLMLDPTTEPGLDSFLDNWGITLSTDALILDPEGQAVGLGPAVPLVTRYGPHPITEQLSGMSYYPVAQPIALTEVPGVEAVPLLLTGDQSQVQPIDDQGQVQLDPDAEEQGSLAVGVAMSRPVQGNGTLSEEPVDLLENGEDGESRLVIIGNSAFATDGLFGQVLNGDVFLNTVAWLSNQEGEVLAIRPKEPTSRRIVLTLGQQATLAIASLVVVPLLAFAIAIALWLKRR is encoded by the coding sequence ATGAAACGAACGCCATTGACTTTTAAGGGACTTCGGTATTTGGTTTGGCTTGCGCCCATGCTGGTGATTGCTGGGCTGACGGCGGGTGTTGTAGCCGGTAGCTGGGGCCCCGTGCCGCTGGTTCTGATTCTGATCGGCCTTGCCATCGCCATCGGTTGGTTGATCAGCGAAAGTCGCGGTGGCTTTTGGCGACGGCGCTCGACCCAGGCCAATACCAATGGGTTGGTGGCCACGCTGGCCGTGGTGGTGATTTTGGGCTTGATCAACCTGCTGGGCGTCCGCTACAGCCAGTCCTTTGACCTCACCGAGAATCAGCTCTATACCCTGGCTCCCCAGTCGCAACAGGTGGTTAGCAGTTTGGATCAGCCGGTGAAGCTCCTGATCTTTGCTCCCACCCCCAATCCCACCGAGGAACGCTTGCTGAATAACTATCGCCGCCAAAGCGATCGCTTCAGCCATGAATACATCGATCCCCAAGCCAATCCCGTTTTGGCTCAGCAGGTGGGTGTGAGCACCATGGGCGAGGTCTATCTAGAAGTGGGCGAAGGTGATGCCGTTACCCGTCGCTATGTGCAAACCCTGACGCCCCAGCAACCGCTCTCAGAACGTTTGATTAGCAATGCCATTGCCCGCCTGGGCAGCGATCGCTCTGCCAAGATTTACATCACCCAGGGGCATGGCGAACGGATTCTAGAAGCTGGGCAAGGGGGACTATCGGAAGCGATCGCCCGTTTGCAGGATGAGAATTATGTGGTGGAACCGCTGCAACTGACGGAAGATGGACAGATTCCAGCGGATGCGGATGTGGTGATCGTGCCTGGGCCCCAGCAGGCTTTTCTAGAAACCGAGGTGGAGGCTCTGGAAACCTTTGCCCAGGGAGCGAATGGCCTATTGCTAATGCTGGATCCCACCACGGAGCCGGGTCTTGATAGTTTCCTAGACAACTGGGGCATTACCCTCAGTACCGATGCCCTGATTCTGGATCCCGAGGGCCAGGCGGTGGGTCTAGGCCCCGCCGTGCCCTTGGTCACCCGCTATGGCCCCCACCCCATTACCGAACAACTGAGCGGCATGTCTTACTATCCCGTGGCTCAGCCCATTGCTCTGACTGAGGTGCCAGGGGTGGAAGCGGTGCCGCTGCTGTTGACGGGCGATCAGTCGCAAGTGCAACCTATTGACGATCAGGGGCAAGTGCAGCTCGATCCCGATGCGGAGGAGCAGGGTTCCTTGGCGGTGGGGGTGGCGATGAGCCGTCCGGTACAGGGGAATGGCACCCTTTCCGAGGAACCTGTGGATCTGCTGGAGAATGGTGAGGATGGCGAATCGCGCTTGGTAATCATTGGCAACTCTGCCTTTGCCACGGATGGTTTATTTGGACAAGTGCTCAACGGCGATGTGTTTCTCAATACGGTTGCTTGGCTCAGCAATCAAGAAGGGGAAGTGCTGGCCATTCGTCCGAAGGAACCAACTAGCCGCCGTATTGTGCTGACGCTAGGACAGCAGGCGACCCTAGCGATCGCTTCCCTAGTTGTGGTGCCGCTGTTGGCCTTTGCCATCGCCATCGCCCTTTGGCTGAAGCGCCGGTAG
- a CDS encoding VIT domain-containing protein, whose protein sequence is MKFIHLLPAVAVLGLLGLVRYGGNVTAQTAPTVRSTPGDTRMAAPDTPALGGLYVQNEGGSQVFPLIHTDVQAQVSGNVARVEVTQTFENPFEDPLEAIYVFPLPDEAAVDDMEIRIGDRIIRGEIKPREEAQAIYQQAIEEGRTAGLLEQERANIFTQSLANILPGEQIDVTIRYTESLTFEGDHYEFVFPMVVGPRYIPGPATVTGNTPQVPDATRITPPVIPPDQRSGHDIQVTVNLDAGVPITNITSPSHTIQTTSRGREVYVQLDPADTIPNKDLILRYQVMSDRPQATVLTQRHEEGGHFAAYLIPAIDYPSTAIVPKDVVFLMDTSGSQMGDPLLKSQELMRRMINGLNPNDTFTIIDFATTTEQLSATPLPNTPENRRRAIAYVDQLTANGGTELLNGIRAVLDFPPAPEGRLRSVVLLTDGYIGNDAEIIAEVQQRLAPGNRLYSFGVGSSVNRFLLDRLAEAGRGTSQVIRHDEPSGEVAERFFRQINNPVLTNIDVTWEGEGDAPEIYPSAIPDLFAEQPLVIFGRKTDGQSGVLRIRGMAAGGVPFEETLAVNFESGPSQGAIAQLWGRARIKDLMNQLYGMETVEGVNAVTQTALAYRLLSQYTAFVAVTDEVRVDPDGTRRTVEVPVELPDGVSYEGIFGNAFDFDGTNLQDLMFGGSFSAPPPSLATPFPTSTAGSRQPTRSIPQSMPSFELEDVLDDIDDEHPLEIIELTLDGVALTNSDDIYTNLDQYLQNLYISDRLSGIVLMELRLVNGSVQQVLLDDQASTLEDLSFIQQVRDHLRGWRSPDSTTGTLRLTVRVIDES, encoded by the coding sequence ATGAAATTCATTCATTTACTACCCGCTGTCGCTGTTTTGGGGCTGTTAGGTCTAGTTCGGTATGGTGGCAATGTCACTGCCCAGACGGCTCCCACCGTTCGTTCAACCCCAGGAGATACCCGTATGGCTGCCCCCGATACTCCCGCCCTTGGTGGGCTCTATGTACAAAACGAGGGGGGCTCTCAGGTTTTCCCCCTCATCCACACCGATGTGCAGGCTCAGGTCAGCGGCAATGTGGCGCGGGTGGAGGTGACCCAGACCTTTGAAAATCCCTTTGAGGATCCCCTAGAAGCCATCTATGTCTTCCCGTTGCCCGATGAAGCGGCGGTGGATGATATGGAAATTCGGATTGGCGATCGCATCATTCGTGGCGAGATTAAACCTCGGGAGGAAGCCCAGGCTATTTATCAACAGGCGATCGAGGAAGGGCGTACAGCAGGGCTGTTGGAGCAAGAGCGCGCCAATATTTTCACCCAGTCTCTGGCGAATATTCTTCCCGGTGAACAGATCGACGTCACCATTCGCTACACCGAAAGCTTGACCTTCGAGGGCGACCATTACGAATTTGTCTTTCCTATGGTGGTCGGGCCGCGCTACATTCCTGGCCCAGCCACCGTCACCGGCAACACGCCCCAAGTTCCTGATGCAACTCGGATTACACCGCCAGTCATTCCCCCGGATCAGCGATCGGGGCACGATATTCAGGTCACCGTTAACCTAGATGCTGGGGTGCCGATTACCAATATCACCTCTCCGTCTCACACCATCCAGACTACGTCTCGCGGGCGAGAAGTTTATGTGCAGCTCGATCCCGCCGATACGATTCCCAATAAAGACCTGATCCTGCGCTACCAGGTGATGAGCGATCGCCCCCAAGCCACCGTCCTCACCCAGCGTCACGAAGAAGGCGGTCACTTTGCGGCCTACCTGATCCCCGCCATCGACTATCCCAGCACCGCCATCGTGCCCAAAGACGTGGTGTTTTTGATGGATACCTCCGGCTCCCAGATGGGCGATCCCCTCCTGAAGTCTCAGGAACTCATGCGCCGCATGATTAATGGACTCAACCCCAACGACACCTTTACGATCATCGACTTTGCCACCACCACCGAGCAGCTCTCCGCCACGCCCCTGCCCAACACCCCCGAAAACCGTCGGAGAGCGATCGCCTACGTGGATCAACTCACCGCCAATGGCGGCACCGAACTGTTGAACGGCATCCGGGCGGTGCTCGACTTTCCCCCTGCCCCGGAAGGACGGCTGCGTAGCGTGGTGCTGTTAACCGATGGCTATATTGGCAACGACGCTGAGATTATTGCCGAAGTGCAGCAACGCCTTGCACCAGGCAACCGGCTCTATAGCTTTGGGGTAGGCAGTTCCGTCAATCGCTTCCTCTTAGATCGCCTAGCCGAGGCCGGGCGTGGCACCTCCCAAGTGATTCGTCACGATGAACCCTCTGGAGAGGTCGCGGAGCGCTTCTTCCGCCAGATCAATAATCCTGTTCTTACCAACATTGACGTGACCTGGGAAGGCGAGGGCGACGCCCCTGAGATCTATCCCTCGGCCATTCCCGACCTATTTGCCGAACAGCCCCTCGTGATCTTTGGGCGGAAAACCGACGGACAATCCGGTGTCCTGCGCATTCGCGGCATGGCGGCAGGGGGCGTGCCCTTTGAGGAAACCCTAGCAGTTAATTTTGAGAGCGGGCCATCCCAGGGAGCGATCGCCCAACTCTGGGGACGGGCACGCATCAAAGACTTAATGAACCAGCTCTATGGCATGGAAACTGTGGAGGGCGTCAATGCCGTCACCCAAACAGCCCTGGCCTATCGGCTGCTGTCGCAATACACCGCCTTTGTCGCCGTCACCGATGAAGTGCGTGTTGACCCCGATGGCACCCGTCGCACCGTAGAAGTACCGGTGGAGTTACCCGATGGCGTCAGCTATGAAGGCATCTTTGGCAATGCCTTTGACTTCGATGGCACTAACCTCCAAGATCTCATGTTTGGTGGCTCTTTCTCAGCACCACCGCCTTCCTTAGCAACCCCCTTCCCCACCAGCACTGCTGGGAGTAGACAACCCACCAGGTCGATCCCTCAGTCTATGCCCTCTTTTGAGCTTGAGGATGTTTTGGACGATATCGACGATGAGCATCCCTTGGAGATCATCGAGCTCACCCTTGATGGCGTTGCCCTAACCAACAGCGATGACATCTACACGAACCTAGATCAGTATTTACAGAATCTTTACATCAGCGATCGCCTCTCCGGGATAGTACTGATGGAACTGCGCTTAGTCAACGGCAGCGTGCAGCAGGTCTTGCTGGATGACCAAGCTTCGACCTTAGAAGACCTGAGCTTCATTCAACAGGTTCGCGATCATCTGCGGGGGTGGCGATCGCCCGACTCCACAACCGGCACCCTCCGTCTTACGGTACGTGTGATCGATGAGTCGTAA
- the ybaK gene encoding Cys-tRNA(Pro) deacylase, whose product MVQKTNAARSLDRLGIPYELRTYDYDPADLDAEKAAAGIGLPSQQVFKTLVVRGDQTGVCLAVIPSHRQLDLKALAKLSGDRKVQPVPLKEVQALTGYIRGGVTALACKKAYPVYGDSSLVDHAAIAVSAGTRGMLMVLAPQDYVRSVQATLGAIATAD is encoded by the coding sequence ATGGTTCAGAAAACCAATGCTGCTCGATCCCTCGATCGCCTCGGTATCCCCTACGAGCTACGCACCTACGACTATGATCCCGCTGACCTGGATGCTGAGAAAGCCGCCGCCGGTATCGGTCTACCATCCCAGCAGGTGTTTAAAACCCTCGTCGTTCGCGGTGACCAAACCGGTGTCTGCCTGGCAGTCATTCCCTCCCACCGCCAGCTCGATCTAAAAGCCCTGGCCAAACTCAGCGGCGATCGCAAGGTGCAACCCGTTCCCCTCAAAGAGGTGCAGGCTCTGACCGGCTATATTCGCGGTGGGGTAACGGCCCTGGCCTGTAAGAAGGCCTATCCGGTCTATGGCGATAGCAGTTTAGTCGATCACGCCGCGATCGCTGTCTCGGCTGGGACGCGGGGTATGCTCATGGTTCTTGCGCCCCAAGACTATGTGCGATCGGTGCAGGCCACCCTAGGGGCGATCGCCACTGCCGACTAG
- a CDS encoding ABC transporter permease subunit, with the protein MGVLVSNIIAIYRKELQSYFASPFTYVITGVFWFISGLFFAAILLGPTGVIAQVAMQDQFGGGAPVDVPSQFLIVYLGVIGSLSLFILPMLSMGLYAEERKRGTLELLATSPITNWAVAVGKLLGVLTFFFTMTVPLLIYEAIAFLSADPPANPVLLLVAHGGLLLLAAAVLSLGMFVSSLTDSTILSAVLTFGLMLMLWVTDLIASGVQGPVGEAIAHLSLLTSYGNLIQGIVETSDLVLFASYIVLGIFLTAQSIELLRYQRS; encoded by the coding sequence ATGGGTGTTTTAGTCAGCAACATCATCGCCATCTATCGCAAGGAGCTACAGAGCTACTTTGCCTCCCCCTTTACTTATGTGATCACTGGGGTATTTTGGTTCATTAGTGGGCTATTCTTTGCCGCCATTTTGCTCGGGCCCACTGGGGTAATTGCCCAGGTGGCGATGCAGGATCAGTTTGGCGGTGGCGCGCCGGTGGATGTGCCGAGCCAATTTTTGATTGTCTACCTCGGGGTGATCGGGTCATTATCCTTGTTCATCCTGCCAATGCTGTCCATGGGGCTCTATGCCGAGGAACGCAAGCGCGGCACCCTAGAACTATTGGCCACCTCGCCGATTACCAACTGGGCGGTGGCGGTGGGTAAGCTGCTGGGAGTACTGACGTTCTTTTTCACCATGACGGTGCCGCTGTTGATCTATGAAGCGATCGCCTTTTTGTCTGCAGATCCGCCTGCCAATCCAGTGCTGCTGCTGGTGGCCCATGGTGGGCTGCTGCTGCTAGCTGCCGCTGTGCTATCGCTGGGGATGTTTGTCTCATCGCTCACCGACAGCACCATCCTCTCGGCAGTGCTGACCTTTGGGCTGATGCTGATGCTCTGGGTGACGGATTTAATCGCCAGTGGCGTTCAAGGGCCCGTCGGGGAAGCCATTGCACATCTATCGCTGCTCACCAGCTATGGCAACTTAATCCAGGGCATTGTGGAAACCAGCGATCTGGTGTTGTTCGCCAGCTATATCGTCCTCGGTATTTTTCTCACTGCCCAGTCGATTGAACTGCTGCGCTACCAACGCTCCTAG
- a CDS encoding STAS domain-containing protein yields MNSHIKVVQPTGILDSTKTNQFRAEISELVNSGAKIILVNLKDITFIDSSGLGALVIALKTVRSAGGRFYICSINEQVRILFELTSMDQVFEVYDNQEAFEQAVLSPS; encoded by the coding sequence ATGAATTCACACATCAAAGTTGTTCAGCCAACCGGCATCTTAGATAGTACAAAAACCAACCAGTTTCGGGCTGAGATTAGTGAACTGGTGAATAGTGGCGCTAAGATCATTCTCGTCAATCTGAAGGATATAACGTTTATCGATAGCTCAGGGCTTGGGGCCTTGGTTATCGCCTTAAAAACGGTGCGTTCAGCCGGAGGGCGCTTCTACATCTGCTCAATTAATGAACAGGTGCGCATCTTGTTCGAGCTGACCAGTATGGATCAAGTCTTTGAGGTGTATGACAACCAAGAAGCTTTTGAGCAAGCCGTGCTATCGCCAAGCTGA